The genomic region TCCCTTGAATCGCTAAATTATGAATAGAATAAACGCTGCGGATATCTTTTATAGACTGATAGCGCGGTTCGTAGTGGCTTAAAATAGCAACTAAGGCGCTATGCCAGTCATGTAAGTGCAGCACGTCATATTGCTCATGCCATGCATCAATCAGTAGTTCACAGGTTGCTGCGCAAAACAGTGCGAACTTATTGGCATCGCTATAAAATGGCTTGTCATGGCCATCATCGTGATAAATTTTACCTGGCGTATCGGTGCAAAATAACTTACTTTCCAGTACAAAATGACGCACATTGTTATCACCAACTTCGGTTAGTTGGTATAAATCTACCGCTTCAATACTTTCTCGAAACGGTACATACAGGGTGTGTAAGTGTTTGCTTGGGTTATTAAATGCATGGTATTGATAGCCAGGAGTAATGACATCAACTTGCATACCTTGCTTTACTAAAAATTTGGGGATGTCACGAATGACATCACCAATACCGCCGACTTTACCGCGCGGTAGTGCATCATTTTCAGATGCCACCATCAAAATACGCATAGTTATTATTATATTTGCTCTAGTTGTTCATCACGTTTTGCTTCAACTTGGCTTGTTGCCTGGGCTGCAACTTGTTTTTTCAGTTGCTTTTCTAGGTAGTTACTGATCATATCACGGGTAACGAGTACGACGCCTTTTTCCGTAACGCGAAAGCCATTCTCCCTATCTTGCTCATGATTAATGCCAATTTGTAGACCCTCAGGGACATTAACGCTACGATCGATGATGGTTTTTTTAATGGTGCAATTTCTGGCGATTGTGGCACCTGGTAGAATCACTGCTTGATCGATGTCACAGTATGAGTTTACCCGTACATGTGAAAATAACACCGAATTTTTTACGGTAGAACCCGACACAATAGCGCCACCTGATACGGTTGAGTTAATCGCTGCACCGACGCGTCCATCTTCATCAAACACAAATTTAGCCGGTGCTGTTTGTTCTTGATAAGTCCAAATAGGCCATGCAGCATCATACATATTTAATTGCGGCTCTGGCTCTACCAGCTCCATATTTGCTTCCCAGAATGAATCTAGTGTACCTACATCACGCCAGTAGGGTTGACCGCCTGTTTGCGAGTCAACAAATGGGAATGCATATACTTTATGCGATTTAATAATGGCAGGAATGATGTCGTGACCAAAATCTTTACTGGATGACTCTTTGGCATTGTCTTTGCGAAGTTGTTCAAATAAAAACTCGGTATTAAATACGTAGTTACCCATAGACGCTAACGCTACGCCTGGCTTACCTGGTACTTCATTGGGTTGGGCTGGCTTTTCATCGAAGCGTTTTACACGGTTTTGTTCATCGACTGTCATCACCCCAAACGAGCCTGCTGCTTCTTCGGTAGGGACTTCAATACAACACACCGTCATATCGGCGCCTGTTTCAACATGCTTAGCGATTAAATCACCGTAATCCATACGGTAGACATGATCACCTGATAAAATCATCACGTATTTTGGGAGTTCATGACGAATGATATCAATATTTTGAAATACCGCATCAGCGGTACCAGTATACCAGCTATCACCGTAGCGTTGCGATGCCGGTAATATTTCTACTGATTCACCTAATTCTTTTTTAAAGTGGCCCCAGGCGCGATTGATATGGCGAATTAATGAGTGAGACTTATATTGTGTTGCAATGCCAACGCGACGAATACCAGAGTTGATGCAATTTGATAAAGGGAAATCAATGATGCGGAACTTACCACCAAAAAATGTTGCTGGTTTTGCGCGCCAATCCGTTAACTCATGCAATCGAGAACCTTTGCCGCCGGCGAGGATTAATGCATAAGTATCCCGAGTTAGGTTACTGATATAACGATGAGAAGTAATTGGCATAGCGTATCCTTTTATAAGAGCTTTTCGATATTGGAAATGTTTACATAGTTA from Thalassotalea sp. Sam97 harbors:
- the glgC gene encoding glucose-1-phosphate adenylyltransferase; this translates as MPITSHRYISNLTRDTYALILAGGKGSRLHELTDWRAKPATFFGGKFRIIDFPLSNCINSGIRRVGIATQYKSHSLIRHINRAWGHFKKELGESVEILPASQRYGDSWYTGTADAVFQNIDIIRHELPKYVMILSGDHVYRMDYGDLIAKHVETGADMTVCCIEVPTEEAAGSFGVMTVDEQNRVKRFDEKPAQPNEVPGKPGVALASMGNYVFNTEFLFEQLRKDNAKESSSKDFGHDIIPAIIKSHKVYAFPFVDSQTGGQPYWRDVGTLDSFWEANMELVEPEPQLNMYDAAWPIWTYQEQTAPAKFVFDEDGRVGAAINSTVSGGAIVSGSTVKNSVLFSHVRVNSYCDIDQAVILPGATIARNCTIKKTIIDRSVNVPEGLQIGINHEQDRENGFRVTEKGVVLVTRDMISNYLEKQLKKQVAAQATSQVEAKRDEQLEQI